In Zhaonella formicivorans, one DNA window encodes the following:
- a CDS encoding M20/M25/M40 family metallo-hydrolase encodes MINEQRLVDNFLALLAINSPSKNERALADFIIKQLNQLGLKIQEDNSATKIGGNTGNLLCFVPATNAGLSPLLFSAHLDTVKPTKGIKLQNQDGWLSTDGKTILGADDKAGIAVILEMLASVTERQLPHGGLEIVLTVAEETGLEGAKHLNREMLNAKVGFVLDSGDTVDSYVVQAPTEYDFYVALQGKSAHAGVEPEKGINAIHCAAKALANLPIGRVDEATTCNIGKIIGGETTNIVPELVELWGEVRSLQDTHAKRILKTVRLAFLQAANSMGAKLIFKEQLAYQGFDLADKRVLKELLAAAAQNVNLQVRPVTRGGGSDANVLNAYGICTTNLGLGIKAEHSVHEKISLADLISAANLVTSIVEVLPGLSKHLYSI; translated from the coding sequence ATGATCAATGAGCAAAGGTTAGTCGATAATTTTTTAGCCCTCCTTGCTATCAATAGCCCCTCTAAAAATGAAAGAGCATTGGCTGATTTTATAATCAAACAGCTTAACCAGCTTGGCCTAAAAATACAGGAAGATAATTCAGCCACCAAAATAGGAGGCAATACCGGAAACCTGCTATGCTTTGTTCCAGCTACAAATGCAGGGTTAAGTCCGCTTTTATTTAGCGCCCACCTGGACACCGTTAAACCTACCAAGGGCATTAAACTCCAAAATCAAGATGGCTGGCTTTCCACAGATGGCAAGACCATTTTGGGAGCCGATGACAAAGCAGGCATCGCAGTGATTTTAGAGATGCTGGCTAGCGTTACAGAACGCCAGCTACCTCATGGAGGGCTGGAAATCGTGCTAACTGTAGCCGAAGAAACAGGGTTAGAGGGCGCTAAACATTTAAACCGGGAAATGCTGAATGCAAAGGTAGGTTTTGTTCTGGACAGTGGCGATACAGTGGATAGCTATGTAGTGCAAGCCCCTACGGAATACGATTTCTATGTAGCCTTACAGGGTAAATCGGCTCATGCAGGAGTAGAACCGGAAAAAGGCATCAACGCTATTCACTGTGCTGCCAAGGCTCTGGCTAATTTACCGATAGGAAGGGTTGATGAAGCCACTACATGTAACATAGGAAAAATAATAGGAGGTGAAACTACAAATATTGTACCCGAACTGGTCGAACTGTGGGGCGAAGTTCGAAGCCTTCAGGACACCCACGCCAAACGTATTCTCAAGACTGTCCGACTGGCTTTTCTACAGGCTGCGAACAGCATGGGAGCAAAACTGATTTTTAAAGAACAACTAGCGTACCAAGGATTTGATTTGGCCGACAAGCGAGTATTAAAGGAACTTCTGGCGGCGGCTGCCCAAAACGTCAATTTGCAAGTGCGCCCAGTCACCCGGGGAGGAGGCAGCGATGCTAATGTCCTTAATGCATACGGAATTTGCACAACCAATTTAGGGTTGGGAATAAAAGCTGAACATTCTGTTCACGAAAAGATTTCTTTAGCCGATCTGATTTCTGCAGCAAATTTGGTCACTTCAATTGTTGAGGTTTTGCCTGGGCTGTCAAAGCACCTTTATTCAATTTGA
- a CDS encoding O-methyltransferase produces MNSKQEYIHHFIKAKNPQLEVIAQEEKTRNDVCPSIGLDIGNFLYLLIKILQARKVLEFGTCLGYSTIWLAQALETTNGNLTAIEVSSRLAAETAENVRKAGLSHRVEIICGRADELIDKMPGPFDIILQDAAKDIYLPMLDKCVEKLRPGGLLISDDVLFPILKVRKKQQELLEAYNRALFQHPQLESTILPLGDGLAISRKKT; encoded by the coding sequence TTGAACAGCAAGCAAGAATATATTCACCACTTTATCAAAGCCAAAAATCCTCAATTAGAGGTTATTGCCCAGGAAGAAAAAACACGTAATGATGTTTGCCCGTCTATAGGTCTGGATATTGGCAATTTCTTATACCTATTGATTAAAATTCTTCAGGCACGAAAGGTGTTGGAGTTCGGGACATGCCTTGGCTATTCTACAATCTGGTTGGCCCAAGCGCTGGAAACTACTAACGGTAATTTAACAGCTATCGAAGTTTCAAGCCGCTTAGCGGCCGAAACTGCCGAAAATGTTAGAAAGGCTGGTTTAAGCCATAGGGTTGAAATTATTTGCGGACGAGCCGATGAACTAATTGACAAAATGCCTGGCCCCTTTGACATTATCCTGCAGGATGCCGCCAAAGACATTTACTTGCCAATGCTTGATAAGTGTGTAGAAAAATTACGACCCGGCGGTTTATTAATTTCCGACGACGTGCTTTTCCCTATCCTAAAAGTGCGCAAAAAGCAACAGGAACTGCTAGAAGCTTATAATAGAGCGCTGTTTCAACATCCTCAATTAGAGAGCACCATTTTACCATTGGGCGACGGACTGGCAATAAGTAGAAAAAAAACCTAA
- a CDS encoding MASE3 domain-containing protein: MKNLFRPLKEYLPLIKTFASAAAVFLLAKFVAPYFIFPGSSYLEIHTTLELFSVFVALATFAVSWFSYPESKDNNVLILGIGFLSFGLIDYFHTMTYKGMPSLLLLPSSPEKATLFWIIGRLTEACTFLLTAISEKLKPIKINRVLALACSVVWSTAVLLTVSYYPHLLPPMYISGVGLTATKITLEYVVIALNLITLFLLIRRQTSNDLLFVKALLVSIFSELSFTLYISVYDSYNFLGHIYRIITYSLFFQSVFITSVKGPYLEMQYILKSLPLPVLTFSRTGHVQFSNQAFSDFSGYNARELEGLHFTALAGKLFSKEDLPLLRAGNALSSKKITVDHRLHLQHKNGETKPIMVEHYPLLRSGKRQDGILSIFYDLQDKIKLHTFQQRFNFIVDAMQSGLLAVDNSLTITAFNKAAERILGLKAEQVLERNFKDIFPPQSALYILADTFATGTEYKNYPVGIAEANLELDVETSLVKDDIGNTIGAMIIFNDVTALRRLQGKMHRLEKLKLIGEMAACTAHEIKNPLTTIKGFTQVLQKKCDELALHAEKEFASIILSEVDRLNKLLQDYLLLAKQPQEELSEVSLPELLEVIYKMIKAEAVQHNVKVIKKVSDVLPPVSGNPEQLKQVFLNLGFNGLQSMLKEGGTLTISANLTGDFIEIAFHDTGCGIPCQNIPKLFEPFYTTKENGTGLGLPISLKIVQEHGGEIKVESEVGKGSSFKVLLPVTYPKAERLVN; the protein is encoded by the coding sequence ATGAAAAATTTATTTAGACCGCTGAAAGAGTATCTACCCCTGATAAAAACCTTTGCCAGCGCTGCAGCAGTTTTTCTTTTGGCCAAATTTGTTGCGCCATATTTTATTTTTCCAGGTTCCAGTTATTTAGAGATACATACAACTTTAGAATTATTCAGCGTTTTTGTAGCTCTGGCTACCTTTGCCGTTTCCTGGTTTTCCTATCCGGAATCAAAGGACAACAATGTGCTAATTTTGGGAATAGGGTTTTTAAGTTTTGGCTTAATTGACTATTTTCACACAATGACTTATAAAGGGATGCCTTCGCTGCTTTTATTGCCCAGTTCTCCGGAAAAAGCAACTTTATTCTGGATTATTGGCAGGTTAACGGAAGCATGCACATTCCTTTTAACAGCAATTTCAGAAAAATTAAAGCCAATTAAAATTAACCGTGTGCTCGCTTTGGCCTGTTCTGTTGTCTGGTCGACAGCTGTTTTGTTGACGGTTTCCTATTATCCCCACTTGTTACCTCCCATGTATATCAGCGGTGTCGGACTAACCGCAACTAAAATTACTTTGGAATATGTCGTTATTGCCCTAAACCTCATAACTTTGTTTTTGCTGATCAGACGCCAAACAAGCAATGATCTGCTTTTCGTCAAAGCATTGCTGGTAAGTATTTTTAGCGAATTATCATTTACCCTTTACATCAGCGTTTATGACAGCTATAATTTTTTGGGCCATATCTACCGAATTATTACATACAGCTTGTTTTTTCAGTCTGTTTTTATTACCAGCGTCAAGGGACCTTACCTTGAGATGCAGTACATTTTAAAAAGCCTGCCCCTTCCCGTGCTTACTTTCAGTCGAACTGGTCATGTGCAATTTAGCAATCAAGCATTTAGTGACTTTTCCGGGTACAATGCCAGAGAATTAGAAGGGCTGCATTTTACAGCTTTAGCCGGAAAACTCTTTAGCAAGGAAGACTTACCGTTGCTCCGTGCGGGAAATGCCTTGTCCAGCAAAAAAATCACTGTAGACCATCGCCTCCATTTACAACATAAAAACGGTGAAACCAAACCTATAATGGTGGAACATTATCCCCTGCTTCGCAGTGGTAAACGCCAGGATGGGATTCTGTCTATTTTTTATGATTTGCAGGACAAAATCAAGTTACACACATTCCAACAGCGTTTTAATTTCATTGTAGATGCTATGCAATCGGGGCTGCTGGCCGTAGATAACAGCCTGACCATTACCGCATTTAATAAAGCGGCGGAAAGAATTTTAGGGTTAAAGGCTGAGCAGGTTTTGGAACGTAACTTTAAAGATATCTTCCCGCCTCAAAGTGCTTTATATATTTTAGCAGATACATTTGCTACAGGAACCGAGTACAAAAATTATCCTGTTGGCATTGCCGAAGCCAATTTGGAACTGGATGTTGAAACTTCCCTGGTTAAAGATGACATTGGAAACACCATTGGTGCCATGATTATTTTTAATGACGTTACTGCCTTGCGCCGGTTGCAGGGAAAAATGCATCGCCTGGAAAAGTTAAAGCTGATTGGAGAAATGGCTGCCTGCACGGCCCATGAAATAAAAAATCCCCTCACCACTATTAAGGGATTTACACAGGTTTTACAAAAAAAATGCGATGAACTTGCATTACATGCTGAAAAAGAATTCGCCAGTATTATTCTCTCAGAGGTGGATCGACTGAATAAATTGCTTCAAGATTACTTGCTGTTGGCTAAACAACCTCAGGAAGAACTCTCCGAAGTATCACTACCTGAACTGCTTGAGGTCATATACAAAATGATTAAAGCAGAAGCTGTTCAGCATAATGTTAAGGTTATAAAGAAGGTTAGCGATGTTTTGCCACCTGTATCAGGCAATCCTGAACAATTGAAACAAGTGTTTTTAAACCTGGGTTTTAATGGGTTGCAGTCAATGCTTAAAGAAGGTGGAACGCTAACCATCAGCGCTAACCTAACAGGTGATTTTATTGAAATTGCTTTTCATGACACCGGCTGTGGCATACCCTGCCAAAACATCCCAAAGCTCTTCGAACCTTTTTACACTACCAAAGAAAATGGTACCGGTTTAGGGCTTCCAATCTCCCTTAAAATTGTGCAGGAACATGGGGGTGAAATTAAAGTAGAGAGCGAGGTAGGCAAGGGCTCATCTTTCAAAGTGCTTTTACCTGTTACATACCCTAAAGCAGAAAGGTTAGTTAATTAA
- a CDS encoding DUF896 domain-containing protein, giving the protein MITKELIERINYLSRKQRAEGLTKEESAEQAQLRRTYIEAIKSQVRSSLEAVKNAHQEHTHEPLHDHKSSKCSCSSNCNCH; this is encoded by the coding sequence TTGATTACCAAAGAACTCATCGAACGTATCAATTATTTGTCCAGAAAACAGCGCGCAGAAGGGTTAACAAAAGAAGAGTCGGCAGAACAAGCTCAGTTACGCCGCACTTATATCGAGGCTATAAAGAGCCAGGTACGCTCCAGCCTGGAAGCCGTTAAAAACGCTCACCAGGAACACACCCATGAGCCACTGCATGATCATAAATCAAGCAAGTGTTCTTGTTCTTCAAACTGCAACTGCCATTAA
- a CDS encoding biotin transporter BioY yields MRFSVQDITHVALFTALTVATAVFFRFTSGIIPFSLLPFMVMLAGGVLGSRLAATSMGLYVLMGLLGLPVFAQAPFGGLSYVLQPSFGFLLGFIVAAYVIGKIVELKSASLLTHAVANMLGLVIIYAVGLFYFWFLFNFYLGKPIDFPTVVKLGMLPFIIPDLVKGFVAAYLSFVLCKRLQFANIKLTTAK; encoded by the coding sequence GTGCGTTTTTCGGTACAAGATATTACACATGTAGCCCTTTTTACCGCTTTGACAGTTGCCACTGCTGTGTTTTTCCGCTTCACCAGCGGTATAATCCCGTTTAGTTTATTGCCTTTCATGGTGATGTTGGCCGGAGGGGTTTTAGGCAGCCGGCTGGCTGCTACCAGCATGGGCTTGTATGTTTTAATGGGGTTATTGGGACTGCCGGTATTTGCGCAAGCGCCCTTTGGGGGCTTAAGCTATGTGTTGCAGCCTAGTTTTGGGTTTTTGTTAGGTTTTATAGTTGCCGCCTATGTAATCGGTAAAATCGTTGAGCTTAAATCTGCAAGTCTACTTACTCATGCTGTAGCCAATATGCTGGGTCTTGTTATAATTTACGCAGTGGGTTTGTTTTACTTCTGGTTCTTGTTCAATTTTTACTTGGGTAAGCCTATTGATTTTCCAACAGTTGTTAAGCTTGGCATGTTGCCTTTTATAATTCCTGATTTAGTTAAGGGATTCGTTGCCGCTTATTTGAGTTTTGTTTTGTGTAAGAGATTACAGTTTGCCAATATCAAATTGACAACCGCAAAATAG
- the bioB gene encoding biotin synthase BioB — translation MNPLIFDLGEKILQGGKITFEEALKLEKINGSDVYFLLAYANQIREKFTGDRVEVCSIINAKSGGCSEDCAFCAQSAFHHADILTYDLLDEEVILNKAKAMEATGAHHFDLVIQGYGISHNDPHFKKIIQIYERLRNETNLKLCACLGTLTREAAKALKNAGVTRYNHNLETSKSFFPKVVTTHSYEDRVATVKIAKEAGMEVCCGGIIGLGESPQQRLELAFALRDLQVDSVPINILYPHPGTKLAGQERLAPLEILKTFALFRFVLPGKIIRFAGGRELNLGDLQPLGFLAGLNALIVGGYLTIPGDETAKDLAMLNALGLKY, via the coding sequence ATGAATCCACTAATATTTGATTTGGGAGAAAAGATATTACAGGGGGGAAAGATTACTTTTGAAGAGGCTCTAAAGTTAGAAAAAATCAATGGTAGCGATGTTTACTTTCTTTTAGCTTATGCCAATCAAATTAGAGAAAAGTTTACGGGGGATAGAGTAGAAGTTTGCAGCATTATTAATGCTAAATCGGGAGGATGTTCTGAAGACTGCGCATTTTGCGCTCAATCAGCTTTTCATCATGCTGACATTTTGACTTACGACTTGTTGGATGAAGAAGTAATTTTAAATAAGGCGAAGGCCATGGAAGCAACTGGCGCTCACCACTTTGATTTGGTAATACAGGGTTATGGAATCAGTCATAACGACCCTCATTTTAAAAAAATCATACAAATTTACGAGAGGCTTCGCAACGAAACTAATTTAAAGTTGTGCGCTTGTTTGGGAACTTTGACCCGGGAGGCTGCAAAAGCTCTAAAAAATGCGGGGGTTACTCGTTACAATCATAACCTGGAAACCAGTAAGTCCTTTTTCCCTAAGGTGGTAACTACTCATTCATATGAAGATAGGGTTGCTACTGTAAAGATTGCCAAAGAAGCAGGAATGGAAGTTTGTTGCGGTGGTATAATTGGGCTGGGCGAAAGCCCACAGCAGCGGTTGGAGTTAGCTTTTGCACTTAGGGACCTTCAGGTTGATTCAGTGCCTATTAATATTTTATATCCCCACCCGGGTACAAAATTGGCAGGGCAGGAGAGACTGGCTCCTCTAGAGATTCTAAAAACTTTTGCTCTTTTTCGCTTTGTTTTGCCTGGGAAGATTATCAGATTTGCTGGCGGAAGAGAACTTAATTTAGGTGATTTGCAGCCTTTAGGATTTTTGGCCGGATTAAATGCTTTAATAGTAGGTGGATACTTAACAATACCGGGAGATGAAACTGCTAAAGATTTAGCTATGTTAAATGCTTTAGGTCTGAAATATTAA
- a CDS encoding phosphoribosylanthranilate isomerase, translating into MTFLKICGIASLEHAQTAVSCGANALGFVFALSKRQITPDLARKICSLLPETVYKVGVFVNCPRDEVKSILTYAGLTALQFHGDEPPEYCAIWRVPVWKGFRIQSGEDLLQLQDFAVDAYLLDASSPGSYGGTGKTCDWTLAKMAVQQGYKVILAGGLHPGNVEQAVQVVRPYGVDVSSGVETNGVKDPVLIQQFIKKVRAAGE; encoded by the coding sequence ATGACTTTTTTAAAAATTTGCGGCATTGCCAGCTTGGAACACGCTCAAACAGCTGTGAGCTGTGGAGCTAATGCTCTTGGGTTCGTTTTTGCTTTAAGCAAACGGCAGATTACCCCCGATCTGGCAAGGAAGATTTGCAGCTTATTACCGGAAACAGTTTACAAAGTGGGAGTGTTTGTCAATTGTCCCCGGGATGAAGTCAAGAGCATTTTAACTTATGCCGGATTGACAGCTTTGCAGTTTCACGGCGATGAACCCCCTGAATACTGCGCCATTTGGAGAGTTCCTGTTTGGAAAGGGTTCAGGATCCAAAGCGGAGAAGATTTGCTGCAGCTTCAAGATTTTGCTGTTGACGCTTACCTGCTTGATGCTTCCAGCCCTGGAAGTTATGGGGGTACTGGTAAGACCTGTGACTGGACTTTGGCTAAAATGGCGGTGCAACAAGGGTATAAAGTTATTTTGGCCGGGGGACTTCACCCAGGCAACGTAGAACAGGCCGTTCAAGTTGTAAGGCCATATGGAGTGGACGTGTCTTCGGGGGTAGAAACTAACGGGGTCAAGGATCCGGTTTTAATTCAGCAATTTATAAAGAAAGTGAGGGCAGCAGGGGAATAA
- the trpC gene encoding indole-3-glycerol phosphate synthase TrpC: MLLKKIVECKKQEVEQCKKAFPLQELLAGLRGLPAPLDFKQALVNCQGKIALIAEIKKASPVKGLLKPDFDPLSIARTYENSGLVNAISVITEREFFQGSLDYLPLIKSQVNLPILRKDFIIDVYQLYEARFYGADAVLLIASILSPAELHYFLAVSKHLGMSALVEVHDRKELETALKAGAQIIGINNRNLKTFETRLEVTFALRPYIPEGVAVVSESGISTPADVRLLIKSHVNAMLVGEYLMCCPDIQSGIQTLLAG; the protein is encoded by the coding sequence ATGCTCTTAAAAAAAATAGTTGAATGTAAAAAGCAAGAGGTCGAGCAATGCAAAAAAGCATTTCCCTTGCAGGAGTTATTGGCCGGGTTACGGGGTCTGCCCGCTCCCTTGGATTTTAAACAAGCCTTAGTGAACTGCCAAGGGAAAATAGCACTTATTGCGGAAATAAAAAAAGCTTCTCCTGTTAAAGGTTTGCTGAAACCCGACTTTGATCCCTTGTCTATTGCCAGGACTTACGAGAATTCAGGTTTGGTCAATGCTATTTCTGTAATAACTGAGCGGGAGTTTTTCCAGGGCAGTCTGGATTATCTGCCCTTGATCAAAAGCCAAGTTAATCTTCCAATTCTCAGGAAGGATTTCATAATTGATGTTTACCAATTGTACGAAGCTCGGTTTTATGGCGCTGATGCGGTTCTTTTAATTGCAAGTATCTTGAGTCCGGCGGAATTGCACTATTTTTTAGCCGTATCTAAACATTTGGGCATGTCGGCACTGGTAGAAGTGCACGACAGGAAAGAACTGGAGACAGCATTAAAAGCCGGCGCCCAAATAATCGGAATTAACAACCGCAACCTGAAAACATTTGAAACGAGACTGGAGGTTACTTTTGCTCTCAGGCCTTATATCCCTGAAGGGGTAGCTGTGGTCAGTGAAAGTGGTATTTCTACGCCGGCAGATGTCCGGCTGCTGATTAAAAGCCATGTAAATGCCATGCTGGTAGGGGAATATCTGATGTGTTGCCCGGATATTCAAAGCGGCATTCAAACCCTATTGGCGGGTTAA
- the trpD gene encoding anthranilate phosphoribosyltransferase, with protein MDIKKAIQLVVEKHDLSEEQAYNVMGQIFRGEATQAQIGSFLVALKMKGEAASEITGFARQMREQAVRVSSRGMSLVDTCGTGGDARNTFNISTTAAFIAAGAGVKVAKHGNRFASSSCGSADVLEALGVNLSLTPGQVEECIAQVGIGFLFAPNHHLAMKNVLAPRKEIGVRTVFNLLGPLTNPASAEAQVLGVYSYHVAPLMAETLARLGTKRALIVHGSDGLDEFTITGPTYVCELREGMIREYELDPVQLGLEKGKLSDLQGGTPLENAAILRGILEGTPGPKRDVTVLNGAAAILVAGRAKNMGEALKLAQMAIDSGEAKRVLEHFIAFTRRCLPCS; from the coding sequence ATGGATATTAAGAAAGCTATCCAATTGGTGGTGGAGAAGCATGACTTATCGGAAGAACAGGCTTATAACGTGATGGGACAAATTTTCAGAGGCGAGGCAACTCAGGCTCAGATAGGTTCTTTTCTGGTGGCTCTCAAAATGAAAGGGGAAGCAGCTTCGGAAATAACAGGCTTTGCACGGCAGATGCGAGAACAGGCTGTACGAGTAAGCTCCCGTGGGATGTCTCTGGTAGATACCTGCGGCACAGGCGGTGATGCCAGAAATACTTTTAATATTTCGACTACAGCCGCTTTTATAGCTGCGGGTGCGGGAGTAAAAGTGGCTAAGCACGGCAACAGGTTTGCTTCCAGCAGCTGCGGCAGTGCCGATGTGCTAGAAGCGTTAGGTGTAAATTTATCGCTTACTCCTGGGCAAGTGGAAGAATGTATCGCTCAAGTTGGTATAGGTTTTTTGTTTGCCCCTAATCACCATTTGGCTATGAAAAATGTGCTGGCACCCAGGAAAGAAATCGGGGTGCGGACCGTTTTTAATTTACTGGGACCTTTAACCAATCCTGCCTCAGCTGAAGCGCAGGTTTTGGGAGTGTATTCTTATCATGTAGCGCCCTTGATGGCTGAAACTTTAGCGCGGCTTGGCACCAAAAGGGCTTTGATTGTCCACGGTTCCGACGGTTTGGATGAGTTCACCATTACCGGACCCACCTATGTTTGTGAATTGCGGGAGGGGATGATCAGGGAATATGAATTAGACCCTGTGCAACTGGGTCTCGAAAAAGGAAAGCTGTCAGACCTCCAGGGAGGAACTCCTCTGGAAAATGCAGCAATTTTACGAGGTATTTTGGAGGGGACGCCGGGACCAAAAAGGGACGTAACGGTACTTAACGGAGCAGCGGCTATTCTGGTGGCAGGCCGGGCAAAAAATATGGGTGAAGCTTTGAAGCTAGCACAAATGGCTATCGACAGCGGCGAGGCCAAGAGAGTTTTAGAGCATTTTATTGCTTTTACCCGGAGGTGCCTGCCATGCTCTTAA
- a CDS encoding anthranilate synthase component II: MLIIIDNYDSFTYNIYQLVGQIGIRSKVIRNDAITVKELKALKPSFLIISPGPCTPLQAGISLEVIGEMAEMVPILGICLGHQAIGHYFGGKVVRAEKIVHGKTSDIIHNGKGIFRNLPVPFKATRYHSLVLERESLPDCLEITAETPSGEIMAIKHKAYPIAGVQFHPESILSEYGTELVKNFLEQ; the protein is encoded by the coding sequence ATGTTGATTATAATTGATAACTATGATTCTTTTACCTATAACATCTATCAATTAGTGGGGCAAATTGGCATTAGGTCTAAGGTTATCCGTAACGATGCAATAACTGTTAAGGAATTAAAAGCTTTAAAGCCCAGTTTTTTAATTATCTCGCCAGGCCCATGTACTCCCTTGCAAGCAGGCATCTCTCTCGAAGTTATCGGAGAGATGGCAGAAATGGTCCCAATCCTGGGTATTTGCTTGGGTCATCAAGCTATCGGACATTATTTTGGCGGAAAAGTAGTCAGGGCAGAAAAGATAGTTCATGGGAAGACCTCAGATATTATTCACAACGGCAAAGGTATATTCCGGAATTTGCCGGTACCCTTTAAGGCAACTCGGTACCATTCTCTAGTGTTAGAAAGGGAAAGCTTGCCTGATTGTCTGGAGATAACAGCGGAAACCCCAAGTGGTGAAATTATGGCAATAAAGCACAAAGCATATCCAATTGCTGGTGTGCAGTTTCATCCCGAATCGATCCTATCGGAGTATGGGACCGAATTGGTGAAGAATTTTCTTGAACAGTAG
- a CDS encoding anthranilate synthase component I family protein produces MYLVILVEGKKAEAGYKRATELLHHLKTALLKPGLGIPAAKRTNFKSRVCANFSQNEFMAAVRRAKEYIAAGDILQVVLSQRLEMLHNSQPFDIYRALRSVNPSPYLYYLNQGEYQLIGSSPEMLVRVEQGIVETRPIAGTRPRGSTLAEDRAKAAELLAHPKERAEHIMLVDLGRNDLGKVCRLGTVKVTELMGVEKFSHVMHLVSTVQGELSPELSPLDALLACFPAGTVSGAPKVRAMQIISELEPQARGIYAGAVCYLGLNNTLDSCIAIRTIINKGNTAYMQAGAGIVADSDPESEYLETCHKAQALLKAIAKAEEELAC; encoded by the coding sequence ATGTACCTAGTGATTTTAGTCGAAGGAAAGAAGGCGGAAGCCGGTTACAAGCGGGCAACCGAACTATTACATCATCTAAAAACTGCTTTGTTAAAACCTGGATTAGGGATTCCTGCAGCTAAAAGAACGAATTTTAAATCAAGAGTCTGCGCTAATTTTTCGCAAAATGAGTTCATGGCGGCTGTAAGACGAGCGAAAGAATACATTGCAGCGGGAGATATCTTACAGGTAGTTCTGTCCCAAAGACTGGAAATGCTTCACAATAGTCAACCTTTTGACATTTACCGTGCCTTACGAAGTGTCAACCCTTCACCATACCTGTACTATTTAAACCAAGGGGAATATCAGCTTATTGGCTCTTCTCCGGAAATGCTGGTAAGGGTCGAACAGGGAATTGTAGAGACACGGCCTATTGCCGGGACCAGGCCAAGAGGAAGCACTTTGGCAGAGGACCGTGCCAAAGCGGCTGAGCTGCTGGCTCACCCTAAAGAACGGGCGGAGCATATTATGCTGGTTGACCTTGGCAGAAATGATTTAGGTAAAGTGTGCCGTCTTGGAACAGTTAAAGTTACGGAACTAATGGGAGTAGAAAAATTTTCCCATGTGATGCATTTGGTAAGCACAGTTCAAGGTGAATTAAGTCCGGAATTAAGCCCGTTAGATGCATTGCTGGCCTGTTTCCCTGCGGGGACCGTGTCCGGAGCCCCCAAGGTCCGGGCAATGCAGATAATCTCAGAACTGGAGCCGCAGGCCAGGGGAATATATGCCGGAGCCGTTTGTTACTTGGGCTTAAATAACACATTGGATTCCTGTATTGCTATACGTACTATTATCAATAAAGGAAATACGGCGTATATGCAGGCTGGGGCGGGAATAGTGGCTGACTCTGATCCCGAAAGCGAGTACCTGGAGACATGTCATAAAGCCCAAGCGCTGCTGAAGGCTATTGCCAAGGCGGAGGAAGAACTGGCATGTTGA